In Amaranthus tricolor cultivar Red isolate AtriRed21 chromosome 5, ASM2621246v1, whole genome shotgun sequence, a genomic segment contains:
- the LOC130813979 gene encoding magnesium/proton exchanger: protein MFKPLQHYTDALVAALAHDKCNDYLLFRFETLLGDGLRTTLYFVGLAYCFIGLSAITSRFFRSMESVVKHERKMVEIDPLTKVETVRYEKVWNYTIADISLLAFGTSFPQISLATIDAIRNLGSLYAGGLGPGTLVGSAAFDLFPIHAVCVVVPKAGELKKISDIGVWLVELFWSFWAYIWLYIILKVWTPDEITLWESLLTVLQYGLLLLNAYAQDKRWPYVSLPFSRSERPLDWVPEEVSPHKQESLGEDFFDCPEVIHIDDRNIADIFSIHADSDIGPLYHALPSDEVTELPAEQLLRKKIVDDASFLSLWKHQFVDAFTFEQKKLEVIYAKSLRFLWYLLLLPWKVMFAFVPPYQIAHGWISFICSLMFISGIAYVVTKITDMISCVTGINAYVIAFTALAAGTSWPDLVASKIAAQRQTTADSAIANITCSNSVNIYVGIGIPWLIDTTYNYFAYREPLRIESAEGLSFSLLVFFSTSVGCISILVLRRLVFGAELGGPRLWAWISCAYFILLWLIFVTLSSLKVSGLL from the exons ATGTTCAAGCCTCTTCAGCATTATACAGATGCTTTAGTTGCGGCTTTGGCCCATGACAAGTGCAATGACTATTTACTATTTAGATTTGAAACACTTCTAGGAGATGGATTGCGCACGACCTTGTACTTCGTAGGCCTTGCTTATTGTTTCATCGGATTATCAGCCATTACATCTAGATTTTTTCGCTCCATGGAGAGTGTCGTTAAGCATGAGCGTAAAATGGTGGAAATTGATCCTCTCACTAAGGTTGAAACTGTTAGATATGAAAAGGTATGGAATTATACAATTGCGGATATTAGTCTTCTGGCTTTTGGAACTAGCTTCCCTCAAATATCTTTAGCCACCATTGATGCGATAAGAAACCTTGGTAGTCTTTATGCTGGAG GCTTGGGTCCTGGTACTTTAGTTGGTTCTGCTGCATTCGACCTATTCCCAATCCATGCTGTTTGTGTAGTTGTTCCTAAAGCTGGAGAACTCAAGAAGATATCTGATATTGGAGTCTGGCTGGTCGAGTTATTTTGGTCCTTTTGGGCATACATATGgctatatataattttaaag GTTTGGACTCCTGATGAAATTACACTGTGGGAGTCTTTGTTGACAGTGTTGCAATATGGCTTACTGCTATTAAATGCGTACGCTCAAGACAAGCGCTGGCCTTACGTATCTCTTCCTTT CTCAAGATCTGAGAGGCCACTGGACTGGGTCCCAGAAGAGGTTTCACCACATAAACAAGAGAGCCTCGGAGAAGACTTTTTCGATTGTCCTGAAGTCATTCATATTGATGATAGAAATATTGCTGACATCTTTTCCATTCACGCTGACAGTGATATAG GTCCTTTATATCATGCCCTGCCTTCGGATGAAGTTACTGAGTTACCAGCTGAACAACTTCTGAGGAAGAAGATTGTAGATGATGCTAGTTTCCTGTCACTTTGGAAACACCAGTTTGTGGATGCCTTCACG TTTGAACAGAAAAAATTGGAAGTCATCTACGCGAAGTCTCTCAGATTTCTCTGGTATTTGCTCCTTCTTCCATGGAAGGTTATGTTTGCGTTCGTGCCTCCTTACCAAATTGCTCATGGATGGATATCCTTCATCTGTTCGCTTATGTTCATCAGCGGTATAGCTTACGTAGTGACAAAAATCACGGACATGATAAGCTGTGTGACAG GAATAAACGCTTATGTTATTGCTTTTACTGCATTGGCTGCGGGAACTTCTTGGCCGGATTTAGTTGCTAGCAAGATCGCTGCTCAGCGTCAGACAACAGCTGACTCTGCTATTGCAAATATCACCTGCAG TAATTCAGTGAACATATATGTGGGCATCGGTATTCCATGGCTAATCGACACGACATACAATTACTTTGCATATCGTGAACCATTGAGGATCGAAAGTGCAGAGGGACTTAGCTTTTCGTTGCTTGTTTTCTTTTCTACTTCAGTAGGTTGTATATCTATTCTGGTCCTAAGGCGACTCGTATTTGGTGCTGAGCTTGGCGGGCCTCGGCTTTGGGCTTGGATTTCATGTGCCTACTTCATCTTGCTTTGGCTCATTTTTGTTACTCTGTCCTCCCTCAAAGTCTCTGGCCTCCTATAA
- the LOC130813981 gene encoding blue-light photoreceptor PHR2-like, whose product MEIEQTTTQNPETMEAQTPENENPPITLTPPTASISLSISTLFPTHFFTPTKISHLFSPKNAKLPPQITSAISTLSLSSSNLSPPKPFFKKSSFSASPLQNPLFINPKLPAEPSNGAAARRATIVWFRNDLRVHDNECLTTANNESMSVLPLYCFDPREYGKLSSGFDKTGPFRASFLIESVSDLRKNLRERGSDLVVRIGKPEAVLVEMVKAIGADAVYVHREVSKEEAKSEGRIEAAMKDEGVEVKYFWGSTLYHLEDLPFKLEEMPINYGGFREKVQGLKVRETIAALDQLKGLPSQGDVEPGEIPSLVELGLNPNATLSQDAKPAANASLVGGETEAMQRLQKFAAECNAQPPKSKDGTNSIYGANFSCKISPWLAMGCLSPRFMFDELKKTASRTISAKNPKNGDDGMNWLMFELLWRDFFRFITAKYSSTKKLVDATPATACTSALA is encoded by the exons ATGGAGATTGAACAAACTACCACCCAAAACCCAGAAACCATGGAAGCTCAAACTCCTGAAAATGAGAATCCACCTATAACCCTAACACCACCAACTGCTTCCATTTCTCTTTCTATCTCTACACTTTTTCCTACTCATTTCTTCACACCAACCAAAATTTCTCATCTATTTTCACCCAAAAATGCTAAACTCCCACCTCAAATTACCTCTGCAATATCTACTCTTTCCCTTTCTTCATCCAATCTTTCTCCTCCAAAACCCTTTTTCAAAAAGTCATCTTTTTCTGCTTCTCCTCTTCAAAATCCTCTCTTTATCAACCCTAAATTGCCTGCTGAACCTTCTAATGGTGCAGCAGCAAGAAGGGCCACCATTGTTTGGTTTAGAAATGACCTTAGAGTCCATGACAATGAATGTCTTACCACTGCAAACAATGAATCAATGTCTGTTCTTCCACTTTACTGTTTTGACCCTAGAGAATATGGGAAATTATCATCTGGGTTTGATAAAACTGGCCCGTTTCGTGCTTCTTTTTTGATTGAATCAGTTTCTGATCTTAGGAAGAATCTTAGAGAAAGAGGGTCTGATTTAGTTGTTAGAATTGGTAAACCTGAGGCAGTTCTTGTTGAGATGGTTAAAGCAATTGGTGCTGATGCAGTGTATGTTCATAGGGAGGTTTCGAAGGAGGAGGCGAAATCAGAGGGGAGGATAGAAGCTGCAATGAAGGATGAAGGGGTTGAAGTGAAGTATTTTTGGGGAAGTACATTGTATCATTTAGAGGATTTACCATTTAAATTAGAGGAAATGCCTATAAATTATGGTGGGTTTAGGGAAAAGGTACAAGGGTTGAAAGTTAGGGAGACTATAGCTGCTTTGGATCAGTTGAAAGGATTACCTTCACAAGGGGATGTGGAGCCTGGAGAGATTCCTTCTCTTGTGGAATTGGGTCTAAATCCAAATGCTACTTTGTCTCAG GATGCAAAACCAGCTGCCAATGCTTCCCTGGTGGGAGGAGAGACTGAAGCAATGCAAAGGCTCCAAAAATTTGCAGCCGAATGCAACGCGCAGCCACCCAAGTCTAAGGACGGTACTAACAGCATATATGGTGCCAACTTCTCATGCAAAATTTCTCCATGGCTAGCTATGGGATGCCTTTCTCCCCGATTTATGTTTGACGAGCTGAAGAAAACAGCTTCGAG AACAATTTCTGCCAAAAATCCGAAAAATGGTGATGATGGAATGAACTGGCTGATGTTTGAGCTGTTATGGAGGGATTTCTTCAG ATTTATCACTGCAAAATATAGTTCGACAAAAAAACTCGTCGATGCTACCCCAGCTACTGCTTGCACAAGTGCTCTCGCTTAA